Proteins found in one Streptococcus criceti HS-6 genomic segment:
- a CDS encoding alpha/beta hydrolase — MAFFQIEYHSKVLGFERQVNVIYPDSFELTQEEADSKDVPVLYLLHGMGGNQNSWQKRTNIERLLRHTNLIVVMPSTDLAWYTNTAYGLKYFDAIAKELPQVMQRFFPNMTTKREKTYIAGLSMGGYGAYKIALLTNRFGYAGSFSGALSLDMDSLQNDVDENLDYWQGIFGHLSAADIDRHYLANMVASHDMKTKFYAWCGQEDFLYQANERAVSDFKKLGLDITYSTAPGRHEWYYWEKQLEVFLRWLPLDYHEEERLS, encoded by the coding sequence ATGGCATTTTTTCAAATCGAATATCATTCAAAGGTTCTTGGCTTTGAGCGTCAAGTCAATGTTATTTATCCAGATAGTTTTGAGCTGACTCAGGAAGAAGCAGACAGTAAAGATGTTCCCGTTCTCTATCTCTTGCATGGTATGGGGGGAAATCAGAATTCTTGGCAGAAGCGGACCAATATTGAACGCCTTCTGCGTCATACCAATCTGATTGTCGTTATGCCCTCAACGGACCTAGCTTGGTACACTAATACGGCTTATGGTCTCAAGTATTTTGATGCAATCGCTAAGGAACTTCCTCAGGTTATGCAGCGCTTTTTCCCAAATATGACGACTAAGAGAGAGAAAACCTATATTGCTGGTCTCTCCATGGGCGGTTATGGGGCTTATAAGATTGCTCTTTTAACCAATCGATTTGGTTATGCTGGTTCTTTTTCAGGTGCTCTCAGTCTGGATATGGATAGTCTGCAGAATGATGTTGATGAGAATCTAGATTACTGGCAAGGAATTTTTGGTCATCTGTCTGCTGCGGATATTGACCGACATTATTTGGCTAATATGGTAGCCTCTCACGATATGAAAACGAAATTCTACGCTTGGTGCGGACAGGAAGATTTTCTTTATCAGGCTAATGAAAGGGCTGTATCCGATTTTAAAAAGTTGGGCTTGGATATCACTTACAGCACAGCGCCTGGTAGGCATGAATGGTACTATTGGGAAAAGCAGCTAGAGGTCTTTTTACGCTGGTTACCGTTGGATTACCATGAAGAGGAACGCTTATCCTAA
- a CDS encoding matrixin family metalloprotease — protein MKSFFKILWAIPKAALSFIWHFFWGFIRTLAIFAIIVFGLAWYANHSQSQLAQTVQTGLTNVTSHFSPKANFKQNLQNLATDAASDHQNQGARWETNSATVYLDSTDSTFVSAYKEAITAWNDTGAFTLNLVSDKESADIVLTDQSDSSSQAAGETKTTTESLTNRITHADVYLNSYYLLNDAYGYSQERIVNTAEHELGHAMGLDHNDSQASVMQSAGSYYSIQTVDIDALQKLYAN, from the coding sequence ATGAAAAGTTTTTTCAAAATTTTATGGGCCATTCCTAAGGCAGCTCTCAGCTTCATTTGGCATTTTTTCTGGGGCTTTATCAGAACTTTGGCCATCTTTGCCATCATTGTTTTTGGTTTGGCTTGGTATGCTAATCATAGTCAGTCTCAACTTGCGCAAACCGTACAGACTGGCTTGACTAACGTCACTAGCCATTTTTCACCTAAGGCTAATTTTAAACAAAATCTTCAAAATTTGGCGACTGATGCAGCGTCTGATCACCAAAACCAAGGGGCTCGTTGGGAGACCAACTCAGCGACAGTCTATCTTGATTCAACAGATTCAACCTTTGTCTCAGCCTATAAAGAAGCCATCACAGCTTGGAACGATACCGGTGCTTTTACCCTCAATCTTGTATCGGATAAGGAGTCGGCTGATATCGTTTTGACGGATCAGTCGGATAGTTCCAGTCAGGCAGCAGGTGAAACTAAGACGACAACGGAATCTTTAACGAATCGCATTACTCATGCTGATGTCTATCTCAATTCTTATTATCTGCTCAATGATGCTTATGGCTACAGTCAGGAAAGAATTGTCAATACAGCAGAGCACGAATTGGGCCATGCCATGGGACTGGATCATAATGACAGTCAGGCCTCAGTTATGCAGTCTGCAGGTTCTTATTACTCTATTCAGACGGTTGACATTGATGCTCTGCAAAAACTTTATGCGAACTAG
- a CDS encoding ABC-F family ATP-binding cassette domain-containing protein produces the protein MIILQGNKIERSFSGEVLFENINIQVEERDRIALVGRNGAGKSTLLKILVKEEAPTAGQINTKKDLSLSYLAQDSRFESEDTIYDGMLRVFEDLYQQEKTLRAMEMKMGELSGAELDKLMQDYDRLSENFRAQGGFTYEADIKAILNGFQFDESTWQTPISELSGGQNTRLALAKMLLEKPELLVLDEPTNHLDIETIAWLENYLANYQGALIIVSHDRYFLDKVATVTYDLTPHSLDRYVGNYSAFMDAKAEKLASQEKAYEKQAKEIAKLEDFVQRNIVRASTTKRAQARRKQLEKIQRLDKPQAQQKSANMTFHADKPSGNVVLTVSEAAIGYDNQILSQPINLDVRKFDAIAIVGPNGIGKSTLVKSIVGQIPFIKGEGRYGANVEMGYYDQTQSNLTQANTVLDELWNHFSTTPEVEIRNRLGAFLFSGDDVKKSVAMLSGGERARLLLAKLSMENNNFLILDEPTNHLDIDSKEVLENALIDFDGTLLFVSHDRYFINRVATKVLEISETGSKLYLGDYDYYLEKKAEEETLAQLNQTEEGNLKHDQPVSTGSVNDYQAQKANQKEARKLNRRIEQVENDLESIDHRVAVISEEMGQTNDAQDLVDLQAELDKLTQQQDNLMLEWEELNEQLEKI, from the coding sequence ATGATTATTTTACAAGGAAACAAGATTGAACGCTCTTTTTCAGGAGAGGTCCTTTTTGAAAATATTAATATTCAGGTTGAAGAGAGGGATCGGATTGCTCTGGTCGGCCGCAACGGGGCTGGAAAATCGACCCTGTTGAAGATTTTAGTGAAGGAAGAAGCCCCAACAGCGGGTCAAATTAATACTAAGAAAGACCTCAGTTTATCCTATCTGGCTCAAGATAGTCGTTTTGAATCTGAGGATACCATCTATGATGGCATGTTGCGGGTCTTTGAGGACCTATATCAGCAGGAAAAAACTCTGCGGGCTATGGAAATGAAAATGGGAGAGCTGTCTGGTGCAGAGCTGGATAAGCTCATGCAGGATTATGACCGTCTCTCTGAAAACTTTCGAGCACAAGGCGGTTTTACCTACGAGGCTGATATTAAGGCCATTTTGAATGGCTTCCAATTTGATGAGTCGACTTGGCAGACCCCAATTTCGGAACTATCTGGTGGTCAAAACACTCGTTTGGCTCTAGCTAAGATGCTTTTGGAAAAACCTGAGCTTTTGGTTTTAGATGAGCCTACCAACCATCTGGATATTGAGACCATCGCTTGGCTGGAGAATTATTTAGCCAATTACCAAGGGGCTTTGATTATCGTCAGCCACGACCGCTATTTCTTGGATAAGGTAGCAACGGTGACTTATGATTTGACGCCTCATTCGCTGGATCGTTATGTGGGGAATTATTCCGCATTTATGGATGCTAAGGCTGAGAAATTGGCCAGCCAGGAGAAGGCCTATGAAAAACAAGCTAAGGAAATTGCTAAGCTGGAAGATTTTGTCCAAAGGAATATCGTTCGAGCTTCTACGACCAAACGGGCTCAAGCTCGACGCAAGCAGTTGGAGAAGATTCAACGACTGGATAAGCCTCAAGCCCAGCAGAAGTCAGCCAATATGACCTTCCATGCGGATAAACCGTCTGGCAATGTCGTTCTGACCGTTTCGGAGGCTGCTATCGGCTATGATAATCAGATCTTGTCCCAGCCCATTAATTTGGATGTTCGTAAATTTGATGCTATTGCTATCGTTGGCCCCAATGGTATTGGCAAGTCTACCCTAGTTAAGTCTATTGTTGGTCAAATTCCTTTTATTAAGGGGGAGGGACGCTATGGAGCTAATGTTGAAATGGGTTATTATGATCAGACCCAGTCTAATCTGACTCAAGCCAATACCGTTCTCGATGAGCTCTGGAATCATTTTTCGACCACACCGGAGGTAGAAATCCGCAATCGCTTGGGGGCTTTTCTTTTCTCAGGCGATGATGTCAAGAAGTCTGTGGCTATGCTTTCTGGTGGTGAGCGGGCTCGTCTGCTTCTGGCCAAGCTTTCCATGGAAAATAACAATTTTTTGATTTTGGATGAGCCGACCAACCACTTAGATATTGACAGCAAAGAAGTTTTAGAAAATGCCTTGATCGACTTTGATGGGACCCTGCTCTTTGTCAGTCATGACCGTTATTTTATCAACCGAGTGGCCACCAAGGTGTTAGAAATTTCGGAAACTGGTTCTAAGCTTTATCTGGGAGACTATGACTACTATCTGGAGAAAAAGGCCGAGGAGGAGACCTTAGCCCAGTTGAACCAGACAGAAGAAGGAAATCTTAAGCACGATCAGCCTGTCTCTACTGGTTCTGTCAATGATTATCAGGCGCAAAAAGCTAATCAAAAAGAGGCCCGCAAACTGAATCGCCGTATAGAACAGGTGGAAAATGACTTAGAAAGTATTGATCATAGGGTTGCAGTCATTTCAGAGGAAATGGGGCAAACAAATGACGCTCAAGACTTAGTAGATTTGCAGGCAGAGCTCGATAAACTCACCCAGCAGCAAGACAATCTTATGCTAGAGTGGGAAGAATTGAATGAACAGTTAGAAAAAATTTAG
- a CDS encoding thiamine pyrophosphate-dependent dehydrogenase E1 component subunit alpha → MTQLSKEQLLDLYLKMERIREFDTRINKLVRRGFVQGMTHFSVGEEAASVGAIAHLTYDDIIFSNHRGHGQSIAKDMDLKAMMAELAGKATGVSKGRGGSMHLADFEKGNYGTNGIVGGGYALAVGAALTQQYNDTNNIVVAFSGDGATNEGSFHESVNMAATWKLPVIFFIINNRYGISMDINKATNTPHLYTRAEAYGIPGYYVEDGNDVMAVYDKMKEVVDYVRGGNGPAIIEVESYRWFGHSTADAGKYRSKEEVDSWKAKDPLLKFRDFAAKETDITAEELDTIHEQVVKEIDDAYEFAQNSPDPELSVAFEDIWVD, encoded by the coding sequence ATGACACAACTTTCTAAAGAACAGTTATTAGACTTGTACTTGAAAATGGAACGCATTCGTGAGTTCGATACGCGTATTAATAAATTAGTTCGTCGTGGCTTTGTTCAAGGGATGACCCACTTCTCAGTGGGTGAAGAAGCAGCCAGTGTGGGTGCTATTGCTCATCTGACTTACGACGATATTATTTTCTCAAACCACCGTGGTCATGGTCAGTCTATCGCTAAGGATATGGATTTGAAAGCTATGATGGCTGAGTTGGCCGGTAAGGCTACAGGTGTTTCAAAGGGGCGCGGAGGTTCTATGCACTTGGCCGACTTTGAAAAGGGTAACTATGGGACAAACGGCATCGTTGGCGGTGGTTATGCGCTCGCAGTCGGTGCAGCCCTTACCCAACAGTACAATGACACTAACAATATCGTCGTAGCTTTTTCTGGTGATGGAGCGACCAACGAAGGGTCTTTCCATGAGTCTGTCAATATGGCAGCAACCTGGAAGCTCCCGGTTATCTTCTTCATCATCAATAATCGCTATGGCATCTCAATGGATATCAACAAGGCGACAAACACCCCTCACCTCTATACCCGTGCAGAAGCTTATGGTATCCCAGGTTACTATGTCGAAGACGGTAATGATGTCATGGCTGTCTATGACAAGATGAAAGAAGTTGTCGACTATGTCCGTGGGGGCAATGGCCCAGCTATTATAGAGGTTGAGTCTTACCGCTGGTTCGGCCATTCAACAGCCGATGCTGGTAAGTATCGCAGCAAGGAAGAAGTAGATAGCTGGAAGGCGAAAGACCCGCTTTTGAAATTCCGTGACTTTGCGGCTAAAGAAACAGATATCACAGCAGAAGAGCTGGATACTATCCATGAGCAAGTCGTTAAAGAAATTGACGATGCCTATGAATTTGCTCAAAATAGTCCGGATCCAGAGCTTTCAGTAGCTTTTGAAGATATCTGGGTGGATTAA
- a CDS encoding alpha-ketoacid dehydrogenase subunit beta, with translation MTETKTMALREAVNLAMTEEMRKDEKIFLMGEDVGIYGGDFGTSVGMYEEFGPKRIKDTPISEAAIAGSAIGAAITGLRPIVDITFMDFLTIALDAIVNNGAKNNYMFGGGLKTPVTFRVASGSGIGSAAQHSQSLEAWLTHIPGIKVIAPGNANEAKGLLKSAIQDNNIVVFMEPKALYGKKEEVSLDPDFYIPLGKGDIKRKGTDITIVTYGRMLERVLQAADEVAAQGISVEVVDPRTLVPLDKELIVNSVKKTGKVMLVNDAYKTGGFIGEIAAMIAESEAFDYLDHPIVRLASEDVPIPYARVLEQAILPDVEKIKAEIIKMANKGN, from the coding sequence ATGACAGAAACAAAAACTATGGCCTTGCGCGAAGCTGTAAACCTCGCCATGACCGAGGAAATGCGCAAAGATGAGAAAATTTTTTTGATGGGTGAAGATGTCGGTATCTACGGCGGTGACTTTGGTACCTCGGTCGGTATGTACGAAGAGTTCGGGCCAAAACGTATCAAAGATACGCCAATCTCAGAAGCTGCTATCGCTGGATCAGCGATCGGTGCCGCCATCACAGGATTGCGTCCCATCGTGGATATTACGTTTATGGATTTCTTGACGATCGCTCTTGATGCGATTGTCAATAACGGTGCTAAAAACAACTATATGTTCGGTGGCGGTCTCAAGACCCCTGTAACCTTCCGTGTGGCGTCAGGTTCTGGTATTGGTTCAGCAGCCCAGCACTCGCAATCTTTGGAAGCTTGGCTGACCCATATTCCAGGCATCAAGGTGATTGCCCCTGGTAACGCCAATGAAGCCAAGGGACTCCTCAAATCAGCCATTCAAGACAATAATATTGTGGTCTTCATGGAACCAAAAGCCCTCTATGGCAAAAAAGAAGAGGTCAGTCTCGATCCTGATTTTTACATCCCGCTTGGGAAAGGTGATATCAAGCGAAAGGGAACTGATATCACTATCGTAACTTACGGTCGTATGCTTGAACGTGTCCTGCAGGCTGCTGACGAGGTAGCAGCACAAGGTATCAGTGTTGAAGTTGTAGACCCGCGTACTCTCGTGCCACTTGACAAAGAATTGATTGTCAATTCTGTTAAAAAGACTGGTAAGGTCATGCTGGTCAATGATGCCTACAAGACGGGTGGTTTTATCGGTGAAATTGCTGCTATGATTGCTGAGAGCGAAGCCTTTGATTATCTTGATCACCCGATCGTACGTTTGGCTAGTGAAGATGTACCGATTCCTTATGCGCGTGTTTTAGAGCAAGCTATCTTACCAGATGTCGAGAAAATTAAGGCTGAAATTATTAAAATGGCAAATAAAGGAAATTAA
- the lpdA gene encoding dihydrolipoyl dehydrogenase yields the protein MAVEIIMPKLGVDMAEGEIIEWKKQEGDTVQEGDILLEIMSDKTNMEIEAEDSGVLLKIIHPAGDTVPVTEAIGYIGAEGEVVDTGAASVPTSPEPTVEEATANLEAAGLQVPKALVPDAVPASAALADDEYDIVVVGGGPAGYYAAIRGAQLGGKIAIVEKGEYGGVCLNKGCIPTKTYLKNAEILDGLKIAAGRGINLASTNYSIDMDKTVDFKNSVVKTLTSGVRGLLKANKVTMFNGFATVNPDKTVTIGSETIKGRSIILATGSTVSRINIPGIDSSLVLTSDDILDLREMPKSLAVMGGGVVGIELGLVWASYGVEVTVIEMADRIIPAMDREVSKELEKILTKKGMRIKTQVGVSEIVEANNQLTLKLNNGEEVVAEKALLSIGRVPQLKGLEKLDLEMERGRIKVNDYQETSISGIYAPGDVNGIKMLAHAAYRMGEIAAENAIWGNVRKAHLDYTPAAVYTHPEVAMCGITEEDARQQYGNILIGKASFTGNGRAIASNEAQGFVKVIADTKYHEILGVHIIGPAAAEMINEASTIMENELTVDELLQSIHGHPTFSEVLYEAFADVLGEAIHNPPKRK from the coding sequence ATGGCAGTAGAAATTATTATGCCTAAGCTCGGTGTTGACATGGCCGAAGGCGAAATCATCGAGTGGAAGAAACAAGAAGGTGACACCGTCCAAGAAGGTGATATCCTCCTTGAAATTATGTCCGATAAAACCAATATGGAAATCGAAGCGGAAGACTCAGGCGTTCTTCTGAAAATCATTCACCCAGCAGGTGACACAGTGCCTGTTACAGAAGCGATCGGCTATATTGGTGCAGAAGGTGAAGTTGTGGATACTGGTGCTGCGTCAGTCCCTACTTCCCCAGAGCCAACCGTCGAAGAAGCAACAGCTAATTTGGAAGCTGCAGGTCTGCAAGTTCCTAAGGCTCTGGTTCCTGATGCTGTACCAGCCTCTGCAGCTTTAGCTGATGATGAGTATGATATTGTTGTGGTTGGCGGCGGGCCTGCTGGTTACTATGCTGCTATTCGTGGTGCCCAGCTAGGCGGAAAGATTGCTATCGTTGAAAAAGGAGAGTACGGCGGTGTTTGCCTCAATAAAGGCTGTATTCCGACCAAGACTTATCTGAAAAATGCTGAAATTTTGGATGGCTTAAAGATCGCTGCGGGCCGTGGTATTAATTTGGCATCAACTAACTATAGCATTGATATGGATAAGACTGTCGATTTTAAAAACTCAGTGGTTAAGACATTGACCAGTGGTGTTCGCGGTCTCCTCAAGGCTAACAAAGTCACCATGTTCAACGGTTTTGCTACCGTAAATCCTGATAAGACCGTGACAATTGGCTCTGAGACGATTAAGGGGCGCAGTATTATCTTGGCAACGGGTTCAACAGTCTCTCGTATCAATATTCCGGGCATTGATTCTTCGTTAGTGTTGACCTCTGATGATATTCTAGACCTGCGTGAAATGCCTAAGTCTCTAGCCGTGATGGGTGGTGGCGTTGTTGGTATTGAGTTAGGTCTAGTCTGGGCCTCTTATGGTGTTGAAGTTACTGTTATTGAGATGGCTGACCGTATCATTCCTGCCATGGATAGAGAAGTATCCAAGGAACTAGAAAAAATCCTGACTAAGAAAGGCATGAGGATCAAGACACAAGTCGGTGTTTCTGAAATTGTGGAAGCTAACAATCAGCTGACTCTTAAACTTAATAATGGTGAAGAAGTGGTGGCTGAAAAGGCTCTTCTATCTATCGGCCGAGTACCACAGTTAAAAGGTCTGGAAAAACTTGATTTAGAAATGGAGCGCGGCCGTATTAAGGTTAATGATTACCAAGAAACTTCTATTTCTGGAATTTACGCACCGGGCGATGTTAATGGTATCAAGATGCTGGCCCATGCTGCCTACCGCATGGGTGAGATTGCTGCTGAAAATGCTATTTGGGGTAATGTTCGTAAGGCTCATCTTGATTATACACCGGCCGCCGTTTATACGCATCCGGAAGTGGCCATGTGCGGTATCACAGAAGAAGATGCCCGTCAGCAGTACGGCAATATTTTGATCGGTAAGGCTAGCTTTACTGGCAATGGTCGTGCTATTGCCTCAAATGAAGCTCAAGGTTTTGTAAAAGTCATCGCTGATACTAAGTATCATGAAATCCTCGGTGTTCATATTATTGGCCCGGCTGCTGCTGAAATGATCAATGAAGCTTCAACTATTATGGAGAATGAACTGACCGTTGATGAATTGCTCCAGTCTATTCATGGACATCCAACCTTCTCAGAAGTACTTTACGAAGCTTTTGCTGATGTGCTTGGTGAAGCCATTCATAATCCACCAAAACGTAAATAA
- a CDS encoding lipoate--protein ligase: MKYIVNKSNNPAYNIALEAYAFRELVDEDELFILWINEPAIIIGRHQNAIQEINKEYTDAHGIHVVRRLSGGGAVYHDLNNLNYTIISNKSDEGAFDFKTFSEPVIATLADLGVTAEFSGRNDLEINGKKICGNAQAYYKGRMMHHGCLLFDVDMTVLGNALKVSKDKIESKGVKSVRSRVTNILSELPEKITVQEFSDKILDKMKEMYPDMTEYVLSDDELAKIQKSYEEQFNTWDWTYGQAPEYTIERNVRYPAGKINIFANVENSIIKGIKIYGDFFGVLDVAAVENILLGCRYEYMDILERLKTVDISRYFSGMSVEEVAKAIVV, encoded by the coding sequence ATGAAATATATCGTTAATAAATCTAATAACCCTGCCTATAATATTGCCTTGGAAGCGTATGCCTTTCGAGAACTCGTTGACGAAGATGAGCTTTTTATCCTTTGGATTAATGAACCCGCTATTATCATCGGTAGGCACCAAAATGCTATTCAGGAGATCAATAAAGAGTATACAGATGCACATGGTATCCATGTTGTTCGTCGTTTATCAGGTGGTGGTGCTGTCTACCACGATCTTAACAACCTCAATTACACAATTATTTCTAATAAATCTGATGAAGGCGCCTTTGATTTTAAAACCTTTTCGGAGCCTGTAATTGCAACATTGGCTGATCTGGGGGTCACAGCAGAGTTTTCTGGTCGTAATGATCTTGAAATTAATGGCAAGAAAATTTGCGGGAATGCTCAAGCCTATTACAAGGGACGGATGATGCATCATGGTTGCTTGCTATTTGATGTAGATATGACCGTGTTAGGCAATGCTCTGAAAGTAAGTAAAGATAAGATTGAGTCCAAAGGGGTCAAATCTGTGCGTTCCCGTGTGACTAATATTCTAAGTGAACTGCCAGAGAAGATTACAGTTCAAGAGTTTTCTGATAAAATCTTGGACAAGATGAAAGAAATGTATCCTGATATGACCGAGTACGTCCTCAGTGATGATGAGCTAGCCAAAATTCAAAAATCCTATGAAGAACAATTCAATACCTGGGATTGGACTTATGGTCAGGCACCAGAATATACCATTGAACGTAATGTTCGCTATCCTGCCGGTAAGATTAACATATTTGCTAATGTTGAAAATTCGATTATTAAAGGGATTAAGATTTACGGTGATTTTTTCGGTGTCTTGGATGTTGCTGCTGTAGAGAATATCTTATTGGGGTGCCGATACGAATATATGGATATTTTAGAGCGCTTGAAAACGGTGGATATCAGTCGCTATTTCTCTGGTATGAGTGTTGAAGAAGTCGCTAAAGCAATTGTAGTTTGA
- a CDS encoding GbpC/Spa domain-containing protein, with amino-acid sequence MGKKKLTQYSLLSGLVLTSIAAGQQVLADEATDTTANTAADNQASQVATTGPQVKVVDQQTEGNKTTTTSEVTSPELTQAVNDVNNFNEANKPSTGNTDKGDVNKDGAQDANTTQSNVVVPPVTISQGETKTYDTVEEADAANKAQAEEVKNTLTQYQKDVADYKEKLANYNKENEKYIADKAAYDEKVKAYNDYQAKVKDLSNPENATVAKGLIYNNEPNAVVSIDGVSQYVTKEAQANHVQDEILQQFNTDKYPGSDFTSENPYANNEDAWFKMNVGDTVTATYTGLENATYLGTKIGKVVATYKLNSTTSNDNTAIVKLYHDPTKTIFIGAQTSDDPSKEITADLQVKFYDENGHLININGDNSVISLSSLNHWTTEYGDHVEKVLNIGENKFVGFKDSSVKINPDGAIYSPSDNEFVANGAALNSDGEDGWDKINPDGEKRTKTSAYGAAAMTYNGEPFTISASGNNVGVPTAIWFAVNSLAVKAPGEAPKEPERPKLSAVSVKYNKAIVKAVAEMPTPGQPTPPTPTTPGEPTPPTSPEPPKSPAPSPAPKVPEKPVTAAQGAQATPTMQKAQALPQTGDANSYGVAAFGAGILAFSTLTLLGSMKRKED; translated from the coding sequence ATGGGAAAGAAGAAATTGACTCAGTATTCACTTCTTAGCGGTTTAGTTTTAACTTCAATCGCTGCTGGCCAACAGGTATTGGCTGATGAAGCAACTGATACAACTGCTAATACAGCAGCTGATAATCAAGCGTCACAAGTTGCGACTACTGGACCTCAAGTTAAAGTTGTTGATCAACAAACTGAAGGTAACAAAACAACGACGACATCAGAAGTTACTTCACCTGAGTTGACTCAAGCTGTCAATGATGTTAATAACTTCAATGAAGCTAACAAACCATCAACTGGCAATACTGATAAAGGTGATGTCAACAAAGATGGGGCTCAAGATGCTAATACCACACAATCAAATGTAGTTGTTCCGCCTGTAACTATTTCGCAAGGTGAAACTAAGACTTATGATACTGTTGAAGAAGCAGATGCTGCTAATAAGGCGCAAGCTGAAGAAGTTAAAAATACTTTGACTCAGTATCAAAAAGATGTTGCTGATTATAAAGAAAAATTAGCTAATTACAACAAAGAAAATGAAAAGTACATTGCTGATAAGGCTGCTTATGATGAAAAAGTTAAGGCTTACAATGACTACCAAGCTAAAGTAAAAGACCTATCAAATCCTGAAAACGCAACAGTTGCTAAGGGACTTATTTATAACAATGAACCAAACGCAGTGGTTTCTATTGACGGTGTTAGCCAATATGTGACTAAAGAAGCACAAGCTAACCACGTTCAAGATGAAATTCTTCAACAATTTAATACGGATAAGTATCCAGGATCTGACTTCACATCAGAAAATCCATACGCTAATAATGAAGATGCATGGTTCAAGATGAATGTTGGTGATACCGTTACGGCTACTTACACTGGCCTTGAAAATGCAACTTACCTTGGTACTAAGATTGGTAAGGTTGTCGCAACTTATAAGTTGAACAGTACGACTAGCAATGATAACACTGCTATTGTAAAACTTTATCATGACCCAACCAAGACAATCTTTATTGGTGCTCAAACATCAGATGATCCTTCTAAGGAAATCACTGCTGATTTGCAAGTGAAGTTCTACGATGAAAATGGTCATTTGATTAATATCAATGGTGACAACTCAGTTATCAGCTTGTCTTCACTCAACCACTGGACAACTGAATACGGTGATCACGTTGAGAAAGTTCTTAACATTGGTGAGAATAAATTTGTTGGCTTTAAAGATTCATCTGTTAAGATTAATCCTGATGGTGCTATTTATTCACCATCTGATAATGAATTTGTTGCTAATGGTGCAGCTCTCAATAGTGACGGTGAAGACGGTTGGGATAAGATCAATCCAGATGGAGAAAAACGGACCAAAACATCTGCTTATGGTGCCGCAGCAATGACTTATAATGGTGAGCCATTCACCATTTCAGCTTCTGGTAACAATGTTGGAGTTCCAACAGCTATCTGGTTTGCTGTGAACTCCTTGGCTGTTAAAGCTCCGGGTGAAGCTCCAAAAGAACCAGAGAGACCTAAGCTATCTGCTGTGAGCGTTAAGTATAACAAGGCTATTGTTAAGGCGGTTGCTGAAATGCCAACTCCAGGACAACCAACGCCGCCAACACCAACAACACCAGGTGAACCAACGCCTCCTACTAGTCCGGAACCTCCTAAGTCACCAGCACCTTCGCCAGCTCCTAAAGTGCCAGAAAAGCCTGTTACAGCTGCTCAAGGTGCCCAAGCTACTCCAACGATGCAGAAAGCTCAAGCTCTGCCGCAAACTGGTGATGCTAACAGCTATGGTGTTGCTGCCTTCGGTGCTGGAATTCTAGCCTTCTCTACTTTAACACTTCTTGGAAGTATGAAACGTAAAGAAGACTAA
- a CDS encoding SGNH/GDSL hydrolase family protein, which yields MMFESRNNPALTNHQEERCHQFQTEKVKEASVLFMGDSIVEFFPLKKYLGHNFNFVNHGIAGISAHWLADHIPEVLGHQEPDRIFLLIGTNDIGMGYDVPAIAEKIEELIHHVQMEAVGCPISLLSVLPINEAESYQAKVKIRRNQTIQALNRELQNIPAIEFIDVYDTLLDEQGQLAELYTQEGLHLTQEGYKALSKALKPYL from the coding sequence ATGATGTTTGAATCGAGAAATAATCCTGCGCTTACTAATCATCAAGAGGAACGGTGCCATCAGTTTCAGACTGAGAAGGTCAAAGAGGCCAGTGTCCTGTTTATGGGAGATTCCATTGTTGAATTTTTCCCTTTGAAAAAATATTTGGGGCATAATTTTAATTTTGTTAACCATGGTATTGCTGGTATTTCGGCCCATTGGCTGGCTGATCATATTCCAGAAGTTTTGGGACATCAGGAGCCCGATAGAATTTTTTTGCTGATTGGCACCAATGATATCGGTATGGGATATGATGTGCCAGCTATTGCTGAAAAAATTGAAGAATTGATCCATCATGTGCAAATGGAAGCTGTTGGCTGTCCTATCTCGCTCCTATCTGTTTTGCCGATAAATGAAGCAGAAAGCTATCAAGCTAAAGTTAAAATTCGGCGCAATCAAACTATTCAAGCTTTGAACCGAGAGCTGCAGAACATACCAGCAATTGAGTTTATTGATGTTTACGATACCCTGCTTGATGAGCAAGGTCAACTAGCAGAGCTGTACACTCAGGAAGGGCTACATTTAACCCAAGAAGGTTACAAGGCTCTATCAAAAGCCCTGAAACCTTACCTTTAA